The Virgibacillus dokdonensis genome includes a window with the following:
- a CDS encoding response regulator, which produces MCKNTEVKVVIIEDDPMVQEVNKKMVEKVNDFIVVATARDGKTGVEHCQIYQPNLYYSIFICLNKMEFKR; this is translated from the coding sequence ATGTGTAAAAATACAGAGGTAAAAGTTGTTATCATTGAAGATGATCCCATGGTGCAGGAAGTAAACAAAAAGATGGTAGAAAAAGTAAACGATTTCATCGTTGTCGCTACTGCAAGAGATGGAAAAACAGGTGTCGAGCATTGTCAAATCTATCAGCCCAATCTATATTACTCGATATTTATATGCCTGAACAAGATGGAATTCAAACGATAA
- a CDS encoding response regulator: MPEQDGIQTIKALRHHNINVEVIVISAAEDREMVRNMMQHGAFDYLIKPFKYSRLVEALNKYRDYHFHFYGNDRVDQEMIDLWINKRSEANHKANALPKGLNKQTLQQITNLLERKNSSISADEAASCIGISRVTARRYLDYLEKGGAVEIVLQYGTVGRPVNRYQLMRKVNKNSS; the protein is encoded by the coding sequence ATGCCTGAACAAGATGGAATTCAAACGATAAAGGCGCTTCGACATCACAATATAAATGTGGAAGTAATTGTCATCTCTGCTGCAGAAGATAGGGAAATGGTTCGCAATATGATGCAGCATGGGGCGTTTGATTATCTTATAAAGCCATTTAAGTATAGTCGTTTAGTAGAGGCATTAAACAAGTATCGAGATTATCATTTTCATTTCTATGGCAACGATAGAGTTGACCAAGAAATGATTGACTTGTGGATCAATAAGCGGTCAGAAGCAAACCATAAAGCGAATGCGCTTCCAAAAGGATTGAATAAGCAAACATTACAGCAAATTACCAACTTATTAGAACGCAAAAATAGTTCTATTTCAGCTGATGAAGCAGCTTCCTGTATAGGAATTTCCCGAGTTACCGCAAGAAGGTATTTAGATTATTTAGAAAAAGGGGGTGCAGTTGAAATTGTCTTACAGTATGGAACTGTAGGCAGACCTGTAAATCGTTATCAGCTCATGCGTAAAGTGAATAAAAACAGCTCTTAA
- the lhgO gene encoding L-2-hydroxyglutarate oxidase has translation MYDYIIIGGGIVGLATAWQLKTKHPHSSIAVLEKEEAWAAHQTGRNSGVIHSGIYYKPGSLKAQLAVRGRNSMIAFCQKYEVEHEVCGKIIVATRKRELPFMDQLYHRGCKNGLQITKLQREEVIDHEPYVQAEGGLYIPTTGIVDYQQVAYKLVELLANQGVELFLNTQAHQMNEKGFEVTIDTNHQSLIARKVINCAGLHSDQLVKQSGILADVKIIPFRGEYFTLKATKHYVVKNLVYPVPDPKYPFLGVHLTRGIHGEVHAGPNAVWSLKKEGYNKWDIDRKEALATLLFPGFWRLAKANIKVGAMEMSRSLYKALFVKSLQRFIPEIQTEDVIKAPSGVRAQAMLRDGTLLDDFFIIPGKNVLHVCNAPSPAATASLEIGRMIAERASLS, from the coding sequence ATGTATGATTACATTATTATTGGTGGAGGTATTGTAGGTTTAGCAACTGCATGGCAGCTGAAAACAAAGCATCCGCATTCATCCATTGCCGTATTGGAGAAAGAAGAAGCATGGGCAGCTCATCAAACAGGGAGAAACAGTGGGGTCATTCATAGTGGTATTTATTATAAACCTGGTAGCTTAAAGGCCCAATTAGCGGTGAGGGGTAGAAATTCTATGATTGCATTTTGTCAAAAATATGAGGTGGAGCATGAAGTTTGTGGCAAAATCATTGTAGCTACAAGAAAGCGAGAACTACCGTTTATGGATCAACTGTATCACCGAGGTTGTAAAAATGGTTTACAAATAACAAAATTACAAAGAGAGGAAGTTATTGATCATGAGCCATATGTTCAAGCAGAAGGAGGATTGTATATACCGACAACAGGTATTGTGGATTATCAACAGGTGGCTTATAAATTAGTAGAGTTACTCGCAAACCAAGGAGTTGAGTTGTTTTTAAATACACAAGCACATCAAATGAATGAGAAAGGATTTGAAGTAACGATAGATACGAATCATCAATCTTTGATCGCTAGAAAGGTTATCAATTGTGCGGGATTGCATAGCGACCAATTGGTTAAACAGTCGGGTATTTTAGCGGATGTAAAGATTATCCCTTTTCGTGGGGAGTATTTTACATTAAAAGCAACGAAACATTATGTAGTAAAAAATTTGGTCTATCCAGTACCAGACCCAAAGTATCCATTTTTAGGCGTACATTTGACGAGAGGAATTCATGGTGAAGTGCATGCAGGTCCTAATGCAGTATGGAGTCTTAAAAAAGAAGGATACAATAAGTGGGACATAGATAGGAAAGAAGCACTAGCTACTTTGTTATTTCCAGGATTTTGGCGATTAGCAAAGGCAAATATAAAGGTGGGCGCAATGGAAATGTCGCGTTCTTTGTATAAAGCATTATTTGTAAAAAGTTTGCAGCGTTTTATTCCAGAAATCCAAACAGAAGATGTGATAAAAGCTCCATCTGGTGTACGCGCACAAGCTATGCTTCGAGATGGAACACTACTTGATGACTTTTTTATTATACCCGGAAAAAATGTGCTCCACGTTTGCAATGCACCTTCGCCCGCTGCAACAGCTTCGCTAGAGATTGGTAGGATGATAGCTGAACGGGCATCATTATCATAA
- a CDS encoding TAXI family TRAP transporter solute-binding subunit, translating to MQKYIFLIMVIIGLFYLAACSGGDKANNHSAASNGEAQAIVFGTGGTSGTYYPIGGALKPVFEESEFVNNVTVESTGASVANVQNMQNGLNQMSIIMSDVGFDAIEGTGQFDGNSVDVQALAGMYQNVVQIVATTDSGIENVEDLEGKRVGVGKVGSGVEQSAQKVLEVLGLSYDNLSKVTHTGYADSVQEMKNGNLDAAFFTSGIPNSNITDLMQQNDVVFVEIKADIANTLMEKYPFYKSFTIPANDETMYNLAEEVTTVGIQNLIAVSPDLNEDIVYDLTKRYYDYLGSEEISIHALKYLERDQIATDLVVPLHPGAKKFYQEQGLVD from the coding sequence ATGCAGAAATATATATTCCTTATTATGGTCATTATAGGGCTGTTTTATTTAGCAGCTTGTAGTGGAGGTGATAAAGCAAATAATCATTCAGCGGCTAGCAATGGAGAGGCACAAGCAATTGTTTTTGGAACAGGTGGCACATCCGGAACCTATTATCCGATAGGAGGTGCTTTGAAGCCAGTTTTTGAAGAAAGTGAATTTGTAAATAATGTAACTGTTGAATCTACAGGTGCCTCTGTTGCTAACGTTCAAAATATGCAGAATGGATTGAATCAAATGAGCATTATCATGAGCGATGTTGGGTTTGATGCAATAGAGGGAACAGGTCAATTTGATGGAAACTCTGTAGATGTGCAAGCACTGGCGGGTATGTATCAAAATGTTGTTCAAATTGTTGCTACTACTGATAGCGGGATTGAGAATGTGGAAGATTTGGAAGGGAAACGTGTTGGTGTTGGTAAAGTAGGATCTGGTGTGGAACAAAGCGCACAGAAGGTACTAGAAGTACTGGGGTTATCCTATGATAATCTTTCTAAAGTTACACATACAGGTTACGCTGATAGTGTACAGGAAATGAAAAATGGAAATTTAGATGCAGCGTTTTTCACTTCTGGTATCCCGAATAGTAATATTACAGATTTAATGCAACAAAATGATGTGGTGTTTGTAGAAATAAAAGCAGATATAGCAAATACTTTGATGGAAAAGTATCCGTTTTATAAATCGTTTACGATCCCAGCGAATGATGAGACGATGTACAATCTAGCGGAGGAAGTGACAACGGTTGGTATTCAGAACTTAATCGCAGTATCTCCTGACTTAAATGAAGATATTGTATATGATTTAACAAAACGCTATTATGATTATTTAGGGAGTGAAGAGATCTCTATTCATGCTTTGAAATATTTAGAGAGAGATCAAATAGCAACGGATTTAGTAGTACCATTGCACCCCGGAGCGAAAAAGTTTTATCAAGAGCAGGGATTGGTAGACTAA